TATTATATGCACTTTGTTCCGTGTGTATTGTGTTGAGATTAAGTAGAGCAGCTGCAGACCATTAAAAGATTTTGGTATTCTTCTAAGAAACATAGTGGTCTCATTGTGGAGAAACACTCAGGACTGTCCTGATGCTGTGgagaaaaatccaaaaagaaatgaaaacactgcaatTACATTATAAACGATGGAAAAACTCTACATATAATAtagtttatttaatataaatgtataaatataccATTTGCCATGTTTCATCAGTTCAATGGCATCATTGACCTGGTCCAAAGTCATGTTGTGAGTGATAAACTCATCCACCTTCAACTTTTTGTCCAGGTAGGCTTTAACCAACTCAGGCACACCATCCTTAACCTTATATCCTGACatccagaaaacacacatataattAAAGAAGTGCAAAGAGCTGTATGCTTCTAATACTAGTTTAACAACtggggaaaaagaagagaaaactgATGCTACTCACCTCCAAGGTGGGAGCCCTTCCATGTGCGTCCAGCAATGAGCTGAATGGGTCGGGCAGCAAAGTCATGCAAATTTGTAAAACCAACCAGAACGCTGACACCCCAGCCTTTCACACAGGACTCCAAGGCACTGCGCTAAAAGCATGTGTGGTTTATTAGTTAAATATTACTTATTGGGAAAGAACTTTCAGTATAATTAGCCTTCTTGTGCTATTTCACACCAAACTTTCATCTAAAGTTCTGTCTAGTGTACATACCATGACTTCCACATTCCCCACACATTCCAGGGAGTAGTCCACTCCTCCATTAGTCATTTCAGCCAGCACTTGGCTGATAGGTTTGTCATAATCCTTGGGATTCACAAAGTCGGTTGCACCGAACACCTTGGCCTTCTCAAACTTCTCTGGATTGATGTCAACAGCAAAAATCTTCTTGGCTCCTGCAGCTTTGCAGCCCATGACTgcagccaaacccacagctcCCAGGCCAAACACAGCACATGTGGAGCCTGGTTCCACCTGCACTGACAAAGACTCTGGTCAACATGGTGCTTCAGGCTGGTTTTAGTAGTGCTCCATGTAGTGGTAATCATCTGTTCTCCCTGACTATTGTGGAATCATAGGCACTATGTTTCAAATCTGACCTAAGTATGGGGTGGAAAGAGTTTATTACACCACAAATGACCGTTCAGACCTTATTACCAAGTCATGCCACCTCTAGTTACACAGTATGCTTGAAAATTCATTAAAACACCACAGATGAAGATCTCCTTGGTGAATTATGTCCCTGTCTTACCAGCTGTGGCCATTTTTGCAGTAAAGATGAGCATCAAAAAATGAGAGTGATGTTGAAAAAGAGAGACGAGAGAGCTACAGGAGTGGACACATACTGGACCATCTGGACTTTATCCTGAACAGTCAAACATCCCCAGACATACACACCTTAGCGGTGTTAACTGCTGCTCCATACCCAGTGCAGATCCCACAGCCAATGAGACAGACTTTGTCCAGAGGGGCACTGGGGTCAATCTTAGCCACAGCCATCTGGTCAACCACAGTGTACTGGGAGAAGGTACCATTTCCCATGACCTGCAGCACCTTCTTCCCCTTACAGGTAAACCTGGAGTCTGGCCCTGCCATTATATCATAGCCCCGAGTGGCCCTGAACAAAAGAAtttattataatgaaaatacacCACTTTATTAAATTGGTGGATTGCTATTAGAATCTGCAACAAATATTAATCATTGTGAGTAATATGCTAAATAATTGAAATCTAAATGACCCTGTGTGGTATTATCAGACAGCACCTAAGCTGGAAGGTATCATGGTAAAAATGTTAATGCACTGTTGTTGGTTTGATATGAATGCTGGCTGAACTCACCATCCTCTGTCACACTGGTTGGTCTTAGGACTCTTGCAGAAGCGACATTCTCTACAATTGGAGATGGACAGAGGGATAACCTTGTCTCCTGTAGGACCAAAACAGTTTTTCCACATCAAATGAGTTTTACTCCAACTTTCAAGACAGCCTGAATGGCACTTTGCCAAACTGATGTGGCCCTCTACATAATATCACATGTTAAAACTTGGTGTTCAACTGACCTGGCTGAAATTCTGTGACTCCGGGCCCGACACTCTCTACAATACCAGCTGCCTCATGGCCAAGGATTATTGGGAAGCCATCTTTATTCTTACACTCAAAAAGCTGGTACAGGTCTGTGTGGCAAACACTGGTTGCTACAATCTGCACCGAAGACAACAATCactgcttgttttatttgaatatgaGCTTTGTTAACAATCCACATTTCACTAAACCCTTTCCCTGAACAGGAAGTGGTGAGATCGGTGCCTTAAGCGTAGTGACATTATAGATCTAGTTTAGTCCAACGCCCTGAAAAAATCggatatttttagatttaaaagaGTTGTAGTCTAAAGTTTTCTAACCAAAgcaccaaaagaacagaaataagACATTAAAAGCTGAACTGAGGTGGGTTCACTTAGTGGGTTTGGTAGTAGTACCAATCTTTTCATATTAGATTGAGATATGTAATTTAATATtgacattaaaatgttattatgGAACTTCAGGGCTGTACCTGGGTCAAGTATGAAACCAGCAGAGAACCACTGAACACTAAGAACAACACTTTTAGTGCAAAGATGTCTCAACATAGAATTTCTGGTTAGTGAGGTCCTTAAAAAGCAGAAGCTTCTCCCCTACTACAAAGATTTATTGATTTCAAGTCACTCACAAGTGCATTAAGACATCTCTGTGTGAGTATCTGTGCGTTTTGATAATGAACATTTCTCACCTTGATCCGGACCTCGTTAGCCTGGGGTGGAGCTACCTCAATATCCTCGATCACCAAAGGCTTGTTGGGCTCCCAGGCCACTGCTGCCTTGCACTTGATGACCTAGAGGGCAGTGACACCAGCATAAAATCTCACTTTACTGCCACAGGTAAAGTACACTAGGACAGGTGTCAGGAAAGGTGCCATAGCAGTATCCCCAAACCTTTTAAGCACCCACTCGAGTAAACATGTGGAAGTGCATTTCCAACAACCTGGCACAGTTTGAGAaatttcagtcatattttttcattttagtgttCTGAGTTgagtaaagaataaaaagtCACTACTCAATGATTTAAAGGCAAGGAGGCATCTGAAGGTCTCaatttgtttgtatgtgcaactgtgtttttttaaaaacatgtcattacAATGATCCAGCTGCTCAGCTGCTCAGGACATATTATAGGAGTGTAATTAATGTAAGGTTAGCAAATTTGGCAACACCAACCACTGAATAAATCACTTGTCACATTTGATATGTGGGCTGCCTGgaaatgctttcattttttattccaCTGTGTGCAACAAATTCTTAGACTTccattattctctttttttggtTTGCTGTCCTGCTCAGCTTTGCCAAATATATACAGTTACACCAATTTACTTAGCTATACCTAAACAATTATGCAGCACTCAGGATGAATACAGTTGTGCAGATGAAGATCTCCTTGGTGAATTATGTACCTACCTTACCAGCTGTGGCCATTTTTGCAGTAAAAAGTCAAACAACGAGAGCGATGTTGAAAAAGAGAGACGAGAGAGCTACAGTAGTGGAGAGTGAGAAGGAGAGAGGTTGGGCTTGAGGCTTAAATACTGCTGCAAGAAAAAGTGTTATGCAATCCTCCAGGGCAGGGACCTTGAATGTTTTTGATTGTACTTTGGCACAAATTCTTCTTCCTGCTAAAACTGTTATCAGTTCCTGGTTGCCAAATATAAACACCAGCTGTgcctttaaaaatgttcttaagAGGGAAGTTGGGGCATtacttaaatacattttcatggcTCCTTTAGCAGCTATATAGAAACATTCATCCTCAGTACTTGGTGAagacaaaaagtgaaactgtcAATGAATAGAGCCGACAATTGAAGTATGAGAAGATTGTCTTAGAGAATCTTTAGCTTATAATGTTGTAATTACACTAAAACAGATGAATGAGAATTCACTGCAAATGTTTACAATGAGACATGAAGAGGATCCAGTTTAAGTGAACAAGAAACATAAGCAGTGCATAGACTACCATGTTGCTGTGCTGCAGTTTGGAGGTCAGGTGGTGTCTTTCCAAAACACAAATCAGCACAAAAGTGTAAAGAATGAATTAAACAGTGTGTTTAGCTCCAAAGTAAGCTGTAATCATTAGCATCTCTGACTAGCTTACTGCCAAGTGTAGCAATTTAGCTTTACATTAAAAAGCTACTGTATGGAACTTGTGGTTtacagtttatatatatatttaaaaaagtacTGTTCAC
The nucleotide sequence above comes from Mastacembelus armatus chromosome 22, fMasArm1.2, whole genome shotgun sequence. Encoded proteins:
- the LOC113128622 gene encoding alcohol dehydrogenase 1-like isoform X1, with the protein product MATAGKVIKCKAAVAWEPNKPLVIEDIEVAPPQANEVRIKIVATSVCHTDLYQLFECKNKDGFPIILGHEAAGIVESVGPGVTEFQPGDKVIPLSISNCRECRFCKSPKTNQCDRGWATRGYDIMAGPDSRFTCKGKKVLQVMGNGTFSQYTVVDQMAVAKIDPSAPLDKVCLIGCGICTGYGAAVNTAKVEPGSTCAVFGLGAVGLAAVMGCKAAGAKKIFAVDINPEKFEKAKVFGATDFVNPKDYDKPISQVLAEMTNGGVDYSLECVGNVEVMRSALESCVKGWGVSVLVGFTNLHDFAARPIQLIAGRTWKGSHLGGYKVKDGVPELVKAYLDKKLKVDEFITHNMTLDQVNDAIELMKHGKCIRTVLSVSPQ
- the LOC113128622 gene encoding alcohol dehydrogenase 1-like isoform X2, whose protein sequence is MATAGKVIKCKAAVAWEPNKPLVIEDIEVAPPQANEVRIKIVATSVCHTDLYQLFECKNKDGFPIILGHEAAGIVESVGPGVTEFQPGDKVIPLSISNCRECRFCKSPKTNQCDRGWATRGYDIMAGPDSRFTCKGKKVLQVMGNGTFSQYTVVDQMAVAKIDPSAPLDKVCLIGCGICTGYGAAVNTAKVEPGSTCAVFGLGAVGLAAVMGCKAAGAKKIFAVDINPEKFEKAKVFGATDFVNPKDYDKPISQVLAEMTNGGVDYSLECVGNVEVMRSALESCVKGWGVSVLVGFTNLHDFAARPIQLIAGRTWKGSHLGGYKVKDGVPELVKAYLDKKLKVDEFITHNMTLDQVNDAIELMKHGKCIRTILSVSPQ